Proteins from a single region of Macrotis lagotis isolate mMagLag1 chromosome 2, bilby.v1.9.chrom.fasta, whole genome shotgun sequence:
- the LOC141512291 gene encoding uncharacterized protein LOC141512291: MDPLYCRTPWCTCLLRCFVVLTRCCWIVWTWTPGARLRFSGNKIQLKWWSFIVPSQQGNYTCPALTFCNIANRTITSASFYQTPSSYILKGPSSVNLSFTISWLVNISSCVTTLPFASPALQYNQLEEKCPYLIEQELVKNCITWNINNSTHNVKISLNNQYLICSNASEITNRSAWIQYLLLLLSKTPPTNHPPSIVRVPKSCVNTSISQHKIVLHYKVSFPPLLPCNKFKRAWYDTVLGGAGTGLGIVNSIDLETLASRLRSAGQDVYQDLTVNANWLPMTIQPHQNTLRYQGQFLQVFNDSVLANFKFDDNVTRLFKWTKCSLQNMYTLIQKENAQRLLQVGDTHIWDSVLPRMVKYWKQNKPEQARCTPFGVVGL; encoded by the exons ATGGATCCACTCTACTGCAGGACACCTTGGTGCACTTGCCTCTTACGG TGTTTTGTAGTTCTTACACGTTGCTGTTGGATTGTCTGGACTTGGACTCCAGGAGCCAGGTTGAGATTCTCCGGGAACAAGATCCAACTGAAGTGGTGGTCATTTATTGTTCCTTCACAACAGGGAAATTACACCTGCCCTGCACTCACCTTTTGTAACATTGCTAATCGGACTATCACTAGTGCTTCATTTTATCAGACTCCTTCCTCCTATATCCTGAAAGGGCCTTCTTCTGTGAACTTAAGTTTTACTATCTCCTGGTTAGTTAACATTTCATCTTGTGTTACTACTCTTCCCTTCGCATCCCCGGCATTGCAGTATAACCAATTAGAGGAAAAATGTCCATATCTGATAGAGCAAGAGTTGGTTAAAAATTGTATCACATGGAATATAAACAATTCTACCCATAATGTGAAAATTTCCCTTAATAACCagtatttaatttgttctaaTGCTTCTGAAATAACCAATCGCAGTGCCTGGATAcaatatctattattattattatccaaaaCACCACCCACCAATCATCCTCCATCTATTGTTCGTGTCCCAAAATCATGTGTTAATACCTCTATCTCTCAGCATAAAATTGTACTTCATTATAAGGTGTCTTTTCCACCTTTATTGCCctgtaataaatttaaaagagcCTGGTATGATACCGTACTTGGCGGAGCTGGAACTGGTTTGGGTATAGTAAATTCTATCGATCTTGAGACCTTGGCCAGCAGACTGCGCAGTGCTGGGCAGGATGTGTATCAAGATTTAACAGTTAATGCTAATTGGTTGCCCATGACGATCCAGCCGCACCAAAATACATTAAGATATCAAGGCCAATTTTTGCAAGTGTTTAATGACAGTGTGTTAGCCAATTTTAAGTTTGATGATAATGTCACTAGACTGTTTAAATGGACCAAATGTTCTTTGCAAAACATGTACActttaatacaaaaagagaatgctCAGAGGTTGTTACAAGTAGGAGATACCCATATTTGGGACAGTGTACTCCCTAGAATGGTTAAATAttggaaacaaaacaaacctGAACAAGCTCGATGTACTCCCTTTGGTGTAGTGGGACTGTAG